Below is a genomic region from Microbacterium sp. KUDC0406.
GCCCGGCTGCGGGGATTCCCGGTGGAGGTGGCCCGCTTCGAGGAGTGGGATGCCGGCGGCGCGGTGTTCGATGCGGTGGTGTCGGGGCAGGCCTGGCACTGGGTCGACGCGACGGCGGGCACTGACGCGGCAGCGCGCGTGCTGCGCCCCGGCGGCCGGCTCGCCCTGTTCTGGAATGTCGGCGAGCCGGCATCCGACATCGCTGCGGCCTTCGGCGAGGTGTACCGATCGGTGGAGACCGGCCTGCCGTTCACGCCGTGGTCCGGCGGGATGTCGGCGATCGACGGATACCTGCGGAGCATCGTGGAGCCGGCGGCCGCCGGCATCCGCGCGTCGGGTCTCTTCTCGGAGCCGGCGCTGCGGAGGTTCGACTGGAGTGCGACGATCACGCGGGACGAATGGCTGGACCAGGTGCCGACGTCGGGCGGGCACAACCGCATCCCCGCCGAGCGGCTCGCGGAGCTTCTGGACGGCCTGGGACGGGTCGTCGACGAGCACGGCGGCAGTTTCACGATGGAGTACGCCACGCTGCTGGTGATGGCCGAGCGGCACCAGGTGTGATCGCGTGTCGGTGATCGTGGTGCCGTACTCGGCGGAGTGGCCCGGCCTCTTCGACCGGATCTCGGCGGAGCTGCGCGTCGCGCTGGCGGACGTGCCGCTCGTGGCGATCGAGCACGTCGGCTCGACATCCGTGCCGGGGCTGGCGGCGAAGCCGATCATCGACGTCGACGTGATCGTGCGGCGCGAGTCTGTGCCGGCGGCGATCCGCGCGTTGGAGGCGGCGGGATACGCGCATCGAGGGAACCTCGGGCTCGTCGATCGCGAGGCGTTCACCCCGCCCGACTCTCGGCCGGCCCGGCATGTCTACCTGTGCGTCGAGGGCACGCTGCAGGTGCGCGCACATGTCGCGGTGCGCGATGCATTGCGCGCGGATGCCGGGCTGCGCGGCCGATACGCCGCCGTGAAGACGGCGCTGGCGGAGGATCCGTCGATGGACATCGACAGGTACATCGCGGGAAAGTCGGACGTGCTGCAGGAGGTTCTCGCCGCGTCGGCGCTCACGGATGAGGAGAAGCGCCGGCTCTATGCGCTGAACACCGGGACGTGACGTGTCGGATGCCGCGTCGGCGACGAGCGCGGTGGATCTGTGCGCTGGACGCCGGCGCAGGAGGTGAATGAGCACCCACCCCTTCGTGTCGGTGCCGGATCGGTCCCGCTGTGAAAGGCTGGAGCGGTGACGATCGTTCCTCCAGAGCCCGGCGAACCGCGACGTCCGCTGGGTCCGCGTGATCCGGGGGATGCCTGGGTGGTGGCGGACTCGGGGGAGCGGTACTGGGGACGCTTCGGCGCGGCGGGTGTGCTCGCCGTCGATGCGGAGCGCGGGGTGCTGCTGCAGCATCGGGTCAGCTGGAGTCACTTCGGCGGCACGTGGGGGATTCCCGGTGGTGCACGGCACCAGGGGGAGTCCGCCCTTGACGGCGCGCTGCGCGAGTCGAGGGAGGAGGCGGGCATTCCGGCGGGTGCGCTGCGGCAGCGGTTCGCGAACGTGCTGGACCTGTCCATCTGGACCTACACGACGGTGGTGGCGGATGTCGTGGAGCCGTTCGATCCGGTGATCAGCGACCCCGAGAGCGTGGCGTTGGAGTGGGTTCCGGTCGCGGAGGTGACGCAGCGAGAGCTGCATCCGGGCTTCGCCGATTCCTGGGGGCGCCTGTCGGCGCTGCTGGATGTGCGTCCGGCCGTCGTGGTGGATGCCGCGAACGTCGTGGGTTCGGTGCCGGACGGATGGTGGAAGGACCGTGCCGGGGCGGCCGCACGGTTGCATGCCCGGGTCGCCGCATGGGCGGCCAGTGGTGTCGCGGCGTCGGCGCTCGGGCTCGCAGCGGACCGCTGGTACCCGGCGGTGTCGTTCGTCGTCGAAGGGCAGGCGCGGGCGATGGCTGAGGCCGTCGGCGGCGTTGACGTCGTGCGGGCACCGGCGAGTGGTGATGATGCGATCGTGGCCGAGGCCTCACGGCTCGTCGGCGACGGGATGGCGGTGACCGTCGTGACGAGTGACCGCGGCTTGCGTGAGCGTGTGGAGGCCGTCGGCGGCCGCGTCGAGTCAGCCGGGTGGCTGCTCGGACAGCTCTGACCCGGGGCGCTGCGCCCGCCGGTCGTTGAGCGAGCGGAGCGAGACGAAACGCGTTGCGCCGTGCCCACTGGTCGTTGAGCGAGCGGAGCGAGACGAAACGCGTTGCGTACCCCGGGGCGTTGCGTCCGCCCACCGGCCGTTGAGCCCACCGGCCGTTGAGCCCGCCGGTCGTTGAGCGAGCGGAGCGAGACGAAACGCGTTGCGTGCCCAGGGACGTCAGCAGCCGGGAGCCGACGGGGTTTCGGTGCAGGTGTGTGCCACGAGGGCTGTGTGGGCTTCGAAGACGCGGATCGGGTCTGCTGCACGGATAGGTGACAGTTTCGGTTAGGCCGCGAGGGCCAGGTTCTGGTTCATGATGGTCTCGAATTCGACCGGCGTCAAACGGCCCAGACGTGCTTGCCGACGGCGCCGATGGTAGGTCCGTTCGATCCAGGTCACGATCGCGATCCGCAGCTCTTCCCGGGTGGCCCAGGACCGCCGATTGAGGACATTCTTTTGCAGCAGCGCGAAGAAGCTCTCCATCGCGGCGTTATCACCGGCCGCGCCGACTCGGCCCATCGAGCCGACCATACGGTGACGAGCCAGCACCCGGATGACCTTCCGGGAACGGAACTGACTGCCCCTATCGCTATGCAGCACGCAACCGGCGACGTCACCGCGCAGCGCGGCGGCGTTGTTGATCGCGTTCACGACCAGCCGGGACTTCATCCGCGAGTCGATCGAGTAGCCGACGATCTTGCCCGAGAACACGTCCTTGACCGCGCAGAGGTAGAGTTCGCCCTCGCCGGTGCGGTGCTCGGTGATGTCGGTCAGCCAGAGCCGGTTCCGGCTGTCAGCGGTGAACTCGTGTCGGACCCGCCCGTCCTCGTCAGTCACCGCGCACAGGTCGTCGTGGACCGGCGGTCCGGGCCTCTTGCCGTTACGTCCCTTCTTCTTCCCGAACGCCGACCACCAGCCGTTCGCTGACGTGATCCTCCACGCGGTCCGGTCCGCCATCGGTTCCCCGGCGTCGCGGGCCTCGTCGGCCAGGAGACGATGCCCGAACTCAGGATCGTCACGGTGCGCGTCGAACAGCGCGTTTGCCCGATACGCCTCCACCAGCTCAGCATTCGTGATGGGGTCGGCCAGCCACCGGTAGTAGGGCTGGCGGGAGAGCTTGAGGACCCGGCACGTCACTGCGACGGGGATCCCGTCGGCAGCGAGCTCTGTCACGAGCGGGTATGTCATTTTCCCGGCAGATGCGCCTGAGCGAAGTACGCCGCCGCACGACGGAGCACCTCGTTCTCCTGCTCCAACAGCCGCACCCGCTTGCGCAACTCGCGAGCTTCGTCAGCCTCGGCCCGGGTCGCGCCGGGCTTGGCGCCGTCTTCCACATCGGCCTGGCGAAGCCAGTTCTGCAGGCACGTCTCGCTGATTCCGAAGTCGGTCGCGATCTGCTTGATCGACACACCGTCCTCGCGCTGACGAGCCACCCGCACGACATCGTCGCGGAACTCACGGGGATAGGGCTTGGGCATGATGACATCCTCCCAGCAGCGCACTCAGCACCACAGATCAGGTGTCACCTATGCGTGCAGCAGACCCCAGGTCGTCCGTGCCGGTGAGGGTGGTCGCTGCGATTGTGACCTGGATGTGTCCGGTGATGTTGTCCAGGCCGGTGCCCTGCATGTCGGAGGGGTCTGCTGCCAGGAGCAGGTCGGTGAGGATGTCGGCGCGGATCTGGTCGTAGGTGCGGTTCCCGGCTCTGGGTGCGGGGTGTGGTGGTGTCGGTGGTGGGCCGGGCGGTGAGGGGGCCCGGTCGGGGTGGACCTCGGTGATCATCCACTCGGGGATGAGGTTGGGGCAGGCGACATCGGGGTCGAGGATCCCGGCGTGCACAGATGCGGCGAGGTCGAACTGTACGGCGAGGTCGTCCTCGGCGTCCCGGTCGGCCCACGCATCGGGGACGTCGTCGTGGTAGCCGTCGTCCCAGGGGACCAGATCCTGGTCATCCGCCTTCGCGTACGCGGCGGCGGCCCACTCGTCGTCGTTGCCGGTCGATTCGTCGTCGGCCCAGACCTCATCCGGAATCCCCGCATCCTCGGCACCCGTGCTGCTGGCCTCTGCGTCGCTGGCTGTCGTGGTGGCTTCGTTCTCGGCTTTGCGGGTCTCCTGTGCGATCTTGCGGGTGATCCGGGTGAGCCGGTCGTAGATCGCCACGGCGAGGTACTCGGGGAGGACGGCGACCAGCCGGGCGAGTCCGTCATCGAGCAGCTGGATGCTCACGCAGCGTTCCTCTGCGGCTTTCGCATGCCGCTCCCGCAGCGTCACCTGCGCGATCGTCGCGGCCACCGCCTGCACCTGCGGGCGTGTCCGGCCGGGGAGTCGGCTTCGGCGATCTTCACGGCGGCCTCGGCGAACGCATCCAGCGCGTCGGCGCCGGCGGTCCCGTTCATCACGGCTTCGCGGACGATCGCGCCGGCCCGGCAGATCTCCCGCACATGCGACGGGGTGAGCCGTCCCTCCCGCAACGCCTCCCGGACCGCAGAGAAGTCCCTGTCCAGCGCGGCGGCGTCCGCGAACGCGGACTGCGTGGTCATCTTCGCCAGACGCCCGGCCGCGGCGTACTCGGACACCATTGACCGGTAGGCCACATCGCTGACCTCACTGTTCGAGTGCCCGTCAGCCTCGAACACCCGCATCCGCTCGGCCAGCAGACCCGACGCCTCCGCCTCCAGCCGGGCGATCTCCCGACGCGTCCGCACCCACGCATCCAGCAGCGCCGTACGCTGCTCGAGCTCGGGGAGACGTCCGCTGTCATGACTCCAGTATAGAACAAAGAGACGATAGATGGAAGAGTGAGAGTGGGGTTGGAATCGAAAGGTTCGAAGATAAAAGCGAATGATGAACGCTCGTCATCGATGCGTCGAGGGGGCGGTCAGTCGGCGGAGTCTCTCCCGCGAAGCCGATCGATGTCGCGCCGTTCCCTCTTCGTCGGCCGTCCGGCACCGCGATCGCGGACGGCGTTCATCGCCATCGGTTCGCGCGGGGGAGTGCGATCGTCGTAGGCCGCCGCGGCCAGCGGCGCACCCACGCGTTTGGTAAGTGTCTGCCGCACCACGAGGATGCGGTCGAATCCGGCGATCCGGACGCGTAGCTCGTCGCCCGGTCTGACCGGTTGCGCCGCCTTGGCCTTGTCGCCGTTCACGCGTACATGCCCTGCGCGGCATGCGGTCGTCGCCGCTGAACGGGTCTTGTAGACGCGGACCGCCCACAGCCAGCTGTCGACGCGTGCTGTGTTCTCGCTCATCAGGCCTCCTTCGTCCGTGCTGCGACGAGCGCGCCAGCGACGATCAGGCCCTGGCCGAGGGTGTAAGTGAGCATGACCGCGGGGCTGGTCCATTGCGGCATCGCGTCGGGGAGGAAGAGGCGGAACGCGAGGATCGAGTCGCTGGCGAGGAAGAACACTCCGCCGATCGTGATCAGCGGACGACAGCGCGCCGCCATCGTCGCCGTTCCGGCGAGTACCAGCCCGTAGGCGGCGACGGCGAAGAGGAGCGCGCCGGTCGAGGGGCCGAGGATCAGCAGCATCCCGATCCACCAGACCGCGTAGATCAGGGTCCACCGCGGGATGCGGCGGACCCGCAGGTACTTCAGGAAAAGTGCGATGTAGGCGATGTGTGCCAGACCGAAGAAGAGCAGCATCAGCGGCAGCTCCGGTCCCCAGGGGAAGAAGACGCCGGCCTCGTCGCCGAGCCAGGAGAGCAGAAGCGCCGCGAGAAGCAGTGCCAGCACCGTTCGGGGCGCAGCTTCGGCGCCTCGAGCAGGACGGGCAGGGCCAGAAGAGGCATCAGCGCCATCTTCGTCGGTGCCGCGAGCGGACTGTCGGTCGCGAGCGCCACCACATGGACGAGGGAGACGGCGATGTAGGGCGCCCAGACCAGCAGGCGGGCGGCGGTGCGTCGCGGCATCCTTCCATCGTATTGCCGCGGCGTCAGCCCGAGAGTTCCCGCGTGACCAGAGGCCGGCCTGGCTTGAGGTCGCCAGTGTGGCGGAATCCTGCGGAGAGGAACGTCGTGAGAACCCCATGGAAGAGGTCGTTGCTGTGCCCCTTGGAGCCGCCGGTGTCGACCGGGTAGGCCTCGAACACGCGGGCGCCGGAGTCTTGCGCGTATTCGACGGCGGCGTCGAGCAGCGCGGCGTTCACGCCCTTGCCGCGATGCTCGCGGCGCACGACGAAGCAGCTCACCGCCCACACGCTCTCGTCGTCGAGGGGTTCGGATGTCGCCGCGACGATCGTCCTCGTGTTGATCAAGCGCGCCTGCCGGGCGCGGGGCCCGACGCGGATCCAGCCCGCAGCCTCACCGTCGACGTAGGCGATGATGCCGGGCGGCGGGCCGGCGGCGATCTCGTCGTGGAACATGTCGCGGCGCTGATCGAGGTTCGTCGCGTTCCAGTCCTTGTTGCGCAGGACCGGCCAGATGCACTGGCAGGATGCTCCGTCGCCACCGCCCGTGAGGGAGTGCTGCACGTCGTCCCAGCGATCGACCGTCGCGCGTTCCGTCGTGATCGTGACCATGTCAGCACGCTACGCCGGGCCTCGGACATCGGCCACCACGCCCGGGCCCGCAGTGGTTCGCGATGGCCGTTCGGGTCGGCTAGGATAGGGGAGTTGCCCGCGCGGAAGCGCGGTCGTCCACGGGCTGTGGCGCAGCTTGGTAGCGCACTTGACTGGGGGTCAAGGGGTCGCAGGTTCAAATCCTGTCAGCCCGACCGAAAAGCCCCGATGAGAAGTCATTTTCATCGGGGCTTCGTCATGTCGGGCGACGGGTTTTTGTTGGTCCCCCTCTGGTCCCCTCGCCAAGGAGCCTATGCGTCTCCCGGCGCTCCCGACGGCTGTTTCGGGTAGCCGAAGGCTCCAGCCTGGGATAAAGGGGACCAAAAGGGGACCAGAGCCGCAGGCAGGGATGCACTCCGGCTTCTACATGTCCTGACGCTTCCAGTTCGTCTGCTCTCGTCGCGGGGACCGCCGTAGACTGCATACACCCTCAGGTCAGGTCGGCCGGTTCCAGGTCGAGGTCCTGGGCGGGTGTCGTCCGCGTGATGAACACGAGCGCGGCAATCGCTCCGATAGCGGCGATGATTGCCGAGGCCAGGTAGATAGCGCTCAGACCGTTCGCGAACGCATCTCCGATCGCGCCCGTGACGACGGTCGACTGGTCGGCTGGTGTCTGTTCGATGACGTAGTCGATGCCGCCTCCGCTCACGGCCGCGCCGACCTCGGCGGCGTGGGGAATTCCGCGATCCAGGAGGGTGCCGGTGATGCGGGATTGGAGGACAGCGCCGAGCAGGGCGATGCCGAGGGCGAATCCGAACTGGCGGAAGGTATTCATCGCGCCGCTGGCCATGCCAGCGCGCTCGTGCGGCACTGACCCCATGGCCGCGTCTGCGACGGGGGCGATGGCGAGTCCAACGCCCACTCCGACCAGGAGGAGACCTGCGACCAGGCTGGATGGTTCGGAGTCCGGGCTCATGCTGAGTGAGAGAGTGAGAGCGCCGGCCGCGACGACGAGGAGCCCGAGGCCGATGCTGAACCGCGGCGGCACCCGGCGCAGCAGACGCCCGGACGCGCCTGCGACCACGAGGGCGGGAACGGCGAGCGGCAGGAACGCGATGCCGGTCGCGATCGGTCGGAGGTCTTCGATGGTCTGCAACCAGATGGAGGTGCCGGGGAGGGTGGCGAACGCGGCGGCCTGGAGGGTGAGGGTGGCGAGCATCACGGCGGTGAAGGCGGGGCGGCGGAACAACGCGAGATCCAGGACCGGTTGACGCGCCCGCGACTCGATGACGATGAACGCGATGGCAGCGAGGACGGCGACGGCAAAGGCGGTGAGAATCCAGGGGCTGGTCCAGCCATCCTCGTGTCCGCGGATGATGGCGAGGATCAGCGCGCCACCGGCGATCGTGAAGGCGATGATTCCGGCGAGGTCGATGCGGTGCTTCCCGTCGCCTGCTGCCTTCGGGAGGGCGCGGAGGCTGAGGAGCATCGTGAGGATGCCGACGGGGATGTTGATGGCGAAGATCCAGGGCCAACCCCAGGCTTCGGTGAGAAGGCCGCCGAGGATCAGTCCGAAGGCAGTCGTCGCGCCGCTGACTGCACCCCAGACGCCGAAGGCGATGCCTCGCTGGCGGCCGCGGTAGGTGGTCGAGAGGAGGGCGAGCGTGGTGGCGAGCATCGCAGCTCCGCCGACGCCCTGGAGGGCGCGGGCGGCGATGAGCGCCTGGACGTTCGGCGCGAGCGCGCAGACGACCGATGCGGCCGTGAAGACCGCGAGGCCGGCGACGTAGACCCGACGACGTCCGATGCGGTCGGCCAGTGCTCCCGCACCGAGCAGCAGCGCCGCCAGCATGAGCGCATAGGCATCCATGACCCATTGCAGGTCGGTGAACGCGGCATCGAGATCATCGCGCATGTCGGGCAGCGCGACGGTCACGATCGTGGCGTCGAGCAACAGCAGGAACGTGCCAAGACAGATAGCGAGCAAAGCGAACCAGGACCGCATGGTAGCCCCTTTCGAGACGGTGGACAACGGCTCCGATGCTCTCCTGGGGGTGCGGATCACCTCCACGGTGACGGCAATATGCGGCGCATCTCGACATAGAATCTTCTCCCGTGAAGGAATCTC
It encodes:
- a CDS encoding GNAT family N-acetyltransferase, producing MVTITTERATVDRWDDVQHSLTGGGDGASCQCIWPVLRNKDWNATNLDQRRDMFHDEIAAGPPPGIIAYVDGEAAGWIRVGPRARQARLINTRTIVAATSEPLDDESVWAVSCFVVRREHRGKGVNAALLDAAVEYAQDSGARVFEAYPVDTGGSKGHSNDLFHGVLTTFLSAGFRHTGDLKPGRPLVTRELSG
- a CDS encoding class I SAM-dependent methyltransferase: MTERPQDRRDIAEAFGVDAERYDRARPRYPRGVAEAVLDGLPAARVLDVGIGTGISALTFRDAGAEVTGVEVDERMAEIARLRGFPVEVARFEEWDAGGAVFDAVVSGQAWHWVDATAGTDAAARVLRPGGRLALFWNVGEPASDIAAAFGEVYRSVETGLPFTPWSGGMSAIDGYLRSIVEPAAAGIRASGLFSEPALRRFDWSATITRDEWLDQVPTSGGHNRIPAERLAELLDGLGRVVDEHGGSFTMEYATLLVMAERHQV
- a CDS encoding GrpB family protein: MSVIVVPYSAEWPGLFDRISAELRVALADVPLVAIEHVGSTSVPGLAAKPIIDVDVIVRRESVPAAIRALEAAGYAHRGNLGLVDREAFTPPDSRPARHVYLCVEGTLQVRAHVAVRDALRADAGLRGRYAAVKTALAEDPSMDIDRYIAGKSDVLQEVLAASALTDEEKRRLYALNTGT
- a CDS encoding lysoplasmalogenase family protein; amino-acid sequence: MLALLLAALLLSWLGDEAGVFFPWGPELPLMLLFFGLAHIAYIALFLKYLRVRRIPRWTLIYAVWWIGMLLILGPSTGALLFAVAAYGLVLAGTATMAARCRPLITIGGVFFLASDSILAFRLFLPDAMPQWTSPAVMLTYTLGQGLIVAGALVAARTKEA
- a CDS encoding RNA-binding S4 domain-containing protein, whose translation is MSENTARVDSWLWAVRVYKTRSAATTACRAGHVRVNGDKAKAAQPVRPGDELRVRIAGFDRILVVRQTLTKRVGAPLAAAAYDDRTPPREPMAMNAVRDRGAGRPTKRERRDIDRLRGRDSAD
- a CDS encoding IS3 family transposase (programmed frameshift) yields the protein MPKPYPREFRDDVVRVARQREDGVSIKQIATDFGISETCLQNWLRQADVEDGAKPGATRAEADEARELRKRVRLLEQENEVLRRAAAYFAQAHLPKMTYPLVTELAADGIPVAVTCRVLKLSRQPYYRWLADPITNAELVEAYRANALFDAHRDDPEFGHRLLADEARDAGEPMADRTAWRITSANGWWSAFGKKKGRNGKRPGPPVHDDLCAVTDEDGRVRHEFTADSRNRLWLTDITEHRTGEGELYLCAVKDVFSGKIVGYSIDSRMKSRLVVNAINNAAALRGDVAGCVLHSDRGSQFRSRKVIRVLARHRMVGSMGRVGAAGDNAAMESFFALLQKNVLNRRSWATREELRIAIVTWIERTYHRRRRQARLGRLTPVEFETIMNQNLALAA
- a CDS encoding NUDIX domain-containing protein translates to MTIVPPEPGEPRRPLGPRDPGDAWVVADSGERYWGRFGAAGVLAVDAERGVLLQHRVSWSHFGGTWGIPGGARHQGESALDGALRESREEAGIPAGALRQRFANVLDLSIWTYTTVVADVVEPFDPVISDPESVALEWVPVAEVTQRELHPGFADSWGRLSALLDVRPAVVVDAANVVGSVPDGWWKDRAGAAARLHARVAAWAASGVAASALGLAADRWYPAVSFVVEGQARAMAEAVGGVDVVRAPASGDDAIVAEASRLVGDGMAVTVVTSDRGLRERVEAVGGRVESAGWLLGQL
- a CDS encoding MFS transporter, yielding MRSWFALLAICLGTFLLLLDATIVTVALPDMRDDLDAAFTDLQWVMDAYALMLAALLLGAGALADRIGRRRVYVAGLAVFTAASVVCALAPNVQALIAARALQGVGGAAMLATTLALLSTTYRGRQRGIAFGVWGAVSGATTAFGLILGGLLTEAWGWPWIFAINIPVGILTMLLSLRALPKAAGDGKHRIDLAGIIAFTIAGGALILAIIRGHEDGWTSPWILTAFAVAVLAAIAFIVIESRARQPVLDLALFRRPAFTAVMLATLTLQAAAFATLPGTSIWLQTIEDLRPIATGIAFLPLAVPALVVAGASGRLLRRVPPRFSIGLGLLVVAAGALTLSLSMSPDSEPSSLVAGLLLVGVGVGLAIAPVADAAMGSVPHERAGMASGAMNTFRQFGFALGIALLGAVLQSRITGTLLDRGIPHAAEVGAAVSGGGIDYVIEQTPADQSTVVTGAIGDAFANGLSAIYLASAIIAAIGAIAALVFITRTTPAQDLDLEPADLT